In Cucurbita pepo subsp. pepo cultivar mu-cu-16 chromosome LG04, ASM280686v2, whole genome shotgun sequence, the following are encoded in one genomic region:
- the LOC111793429 gene encoding receptor-like protein kinase HSL1, with translation MASVLFLLLLRLLLLLLLLLPLIFSLNQEGLYLQQVKLSLSDPTQSLSSWNPRDDTPCNWSGVICDSVSRSVVAVDLSDFQLAGPFPAFFCRLPSLSSLSLFNNAINASLPDDLASCSGLQRLNLSQNFLAGSIPDAVSKITNLRLLDLSGNNFSGEIPVSFGEFRWLETLNLVENLLNGTIPGSLGNISSLKELQLAYNPFSRSEIPSAFGNLTKLEVLWLANCNLVDRIPDIFGGMTRLKNLDLSNNRLSGSIPVSITHLKSLVQIELFNNSLSGEFPLGLSNLTALRRIDVSMNHLTGTIPDDLCALQLESLNLFENRLEGPLPESIVRSPYLNELKLFNNKLSGQLPSKLGQNSPLVHLDVSYNGFSGAIPENLCAKGALEELILIYNSFSGKIPPSLGKCTSLSRVRMRNNKLSGSVPDDFWGLHNVYLLELVENSLSGSISSKISSAKNLSILMISENQFSGSIPEEIGSLSNLTELSGSENMFSGKIPGNLVKLSQLGKLDLSDNKLSGELPKGIGALKRLNELNLANNRLSGNLPSEIGSLPVLNYLDLASNHLSGSIPLELQNLKLNSLNLSNNLLSGALPPLYAEEIYRDSFLGNPGLCKNTPSLCPRIEKGKNQGYWLLKAIFLLAIVVFAVGVIWFFFKYKKFKQNKNGIAVSKWKSFHKLGFSEYEIAVSLSEDKVIGSGASGKVYKVVLKNGEIVAVKKLWQGARKEDNSLDSEKDGFEAEVETLGKIRHKNIVRLWCCCNTSNCKLLVYEYMPNGSLGDLLHGSRKRFLDWPTRYKVALDAAEGLSYLHHDCAPPIVHRDIKSNNILLDSEFGARVADFGLAKFLNSGKDSEPMSVIAGSCGYIAPEYAYTLRVNEKSDIYSFGMVILELVTGRPPNDPEFGDKNLANWVYTTVDCRGLDQAIDPKLGSKYKEEIYRVLNVGLLCTSSLPINRPSMRRVVKLLQEAATESRPAIVSKETKLSPHFS, from the exons ATGGCTTCtgttctcttccttcttcttcttcgtcttcttctgcttcttcttcttcttcttccattgatATTCTCGCTGAATCAAGAAGGACTGTATCTTCAGCAAGTCAAGCTCAGTCTCTCCGATCCTACTCAGTCCCTATCTTCATGGAACCCTCGCGATGATACTCCCTGCAACTGGTCCGGCGTTATCTGCGATTCCGTCTCTCGTTCTGTTGTCGCCGTCGACTTATCTGATTTCCAGCTCGCCGGACCTTTTCCGGCCTTCTTTTGTCgacttccttctctttcttcactcTCTCTTTTCAATAATGCCATTAACGCTTCTCTTCCTGACGATCTTGCCTCCTGTTCTGGTCTCCAGCGGCTTAACTTGTCGCAGAATTTTCTCGCTGGTTCTATTCCCGATGCGGTTTCCAAGATCACGAACCTTCGGTTACTGGATCTCTCTGGAAATAACTTCTCCGGGGAGATTCCGGTGAGTTTCGGTGAGTTTCGTTGGCTTGAGACGCTGAATTTGGTTGAAAATCTTTTGAATGGAACTATTCCGGGGAGTTTGGGTAATATTTCGAGTTTGAAAGAGCTTCAACTTGCGTATAATCCGTTTTCGCGGAGTGAGATTCCGAGTGCATTTGGGAACTTGACGAAGTTGGAGGTTCTTTGGCTTGCTAACTGTAATCTTGTCGATCGGATTCCGGATATTTTTGGCGGGATGACTAGGCTTAAGAATCTGGACTTGTCGAACAATAGACTCAGTGGGTCGATTCCGGTGTCAATCACTCATTTGAAAAGCTTAGTTCAAATTGAACTGTTTAACAACTCGCTCTCCGGCGAGTTTCCTTTGGGACTGTCGAATCTAACAGCACTGCGACGAATTGATGTGTCGATGAATCACTTAACTGGAACAATTCCGGACGATCTTTGTGCATTACAGCTTGAGTCGTTAAACTTGTTCGAGAATCGATTGGAAGGGCCATTGCCGGAGAGTATCGTCAGGTCCCCATATTTGAATGAGCTCAAATTGTTTAATAACAAGCTTAGTGGACAGTTACCCAGCAAACTCGGGCAAAACTCGCCATTAGTGCATCTTGATGTTTCATACAACGGATTTTCTGGCGCCATCCCGGAAAACTTGTGTGCAAAAGGGGCATTGGAAGAGCTTATATTGATTTACAACTCGTTTTCCGGGAAAATCCCTCCGAGTCTTGGAAAATGCACGAGCTTAAGCCGTGTTCGAATGAGGAACAACAAACTCTCGGGTTCAGTTCCAGATGATTTTTGGGGTTTGCACAACGTGTATTTACTTGAGCTCGTTGAAAATTCGCTCTCTGGGTCTATCTCTTCGAAGATATCTAGCGCCAAGAATCTCTCCATTTTGATGATCTcagaaaatcaattttcaggGTCAATTCCGGAGGAGATTGGTTCGTTAAGCAATCTGACTGAACTTTCAGGTAGTGAGAACATGTTTTCCGGTAAAATTCCGGGAAATTTAGTGAAGTTAAGCCAGTTGGGTAAACTCGATCTAAGCGATAACAAGCTTTCTGGTGAATTACCAAAGGGAATTGGAGCTCTGAAGAGGCTAAACGAGCTAAATTTGGCAAACAACAGGCTATCTGGGAATCTCCCGAGTGAAATTGGAAGCCTACCTGTTCTTAATTATCTCGATCTTGCTAGTAACCATCTCAGTGGTAGCATACCTCTTGAATTGCAGAATTTGAAACTGAATTCGTTAAATCTGTCGAACAATCTCTTATCAGGAGCACTTCCTCCTCTTTATGCCGAGGAAATTTACAGAGATAGCTTTCTGGGTAATCCAGGTTTGTGTAAGAACACCCCAAGTCTTTGTCCTCGCATTGAAAAAGGCAAAAACCAAGGCTATTGGCTTCTCAAAGCCATTTTTCTACTCGCTATTGTTGTTTTTGCTGTTGGGGTCATTTGGTTCTTCTTTAAGTACAAGAAATTCAAGCAGAACAAGAATGGAATTGCGGTTTCCAAGTGGAAATCATTCCATAAACTTGGTTTCAGTGAATATGAAATCGCAGTCTCTCTCAGTGAAGACAAAGTCATCGGAAGTGGAGCATCCGGCAAAGTGTACAAAGTTGTGCTGAAAAACGGTGAGATCGTGGCCGTGAAGAAGCTATGGCAAGGAGCAAGGAAAGAGGACAACAGTTTGGATTCAGAGAAAGATGGATTTGAGGCTGAAGTTGAGACATTGGGGAAGATCCGCCATAAGAACATTGTCAGGCTATGGTGCTGCTGCAACACTAGTAACTGCAAGCTACTTGTTTACGAGTACATGCCTAATGGGAGCTTGGGAGATTTGCTGCACGGCAGCAGAAAGCGGTTTTTGGATTGGCCGACAAGGTATAAAGTAGCTTTGGATGCAGCTGAAGGGCTTTCTTACTTGCATCACGATTGTGCTCCTCCAATTGTTCATAGAGATATCAAATCCAACAATATATTGCTTGATTCTGAGTTTGGAGCTAGAGTTGCAGACTTTGGATTAGCTAAGTTCTTGAATTCTGGCAAGGATTCAGAGCCAATGTCTGTCATTGCTGGTTCTTGTGGGTATATTGCACCAG AATATGCTTATACATTAAGAGTAAACGAAAAGAGTGACATCTACAGCTTTGGAATGGTGATTTTAGAGCTGGTGACAGGGAGGCCTCCAAATGATCCTGAATTTGGAGATAAAAACTTGGCAAACTGGGTGTACACCACCGTCGACTGCAGAGGACTCGACCAAGCAATCGATCCGAAACTCGGTTCAAAATACAAGGAAGAAATCTACCGAGTCCTCAACGTGGGACTTCTCTGCACAAGCTCACTCCCCATCAACCGTCCCTCGATGAGACGAGTCGTCAAACTGCTACAAGAGGCTGCAACAGAATCCAGACCCGCCATTGTTAGTAAGGAAACCAAACTTTCTCCACATTTTTCCTAG